The following are encoded together in the Pseudoalteromonas piscicida genome:
- a CDS encoding HlyC/CorC family transporter — protein sequence MEDISTSALFIILGVLILMSAYFSSSETGIMSINRIRLRHLEKENHRGAKRVSNLLNRPDRLIGLILIGNNLVNIAAAQVATIIGLRLYGDMGIAVATFGLTLVVLIFAEVTPKTLAALYPEKVAFPSSVILKVLLKVLFPLVVATNWITNGMLRLVGITPQEIEEHSLSKEELKTVVNESSAMLPSNHQNMLTSILDLDHVTVEDIMIPRSEINAIDINDEWKDIARQLTNAQHTRVLLYRDQIDDAVGFIHARDALRLLTKEQFDKPSLLRAVREIYYVPENTSLNTQLIKFQEAKERIGLVVDEYGDIQGLVTLEDILEEVVGDFTTTQTRAPSEDVNMQRDGSVMVDGSVNVRDLNKEMSWDLPTEGPKTLSGLIVEHLEDIPDAPLGLTISGYKMEVIEIKENMIKMVKISSSS from the coding sequence TTGGAAGACATATCGACCAGCGCCTTGTTTATCATACTCGGTGTGCTCATTTTGATGTCGGCTTATTTTTCTAGTTCAGAAACCGGTATCATGTCAATCAACCGTATTCGTCTACGCCATCTTGAAAAAGAGAATCACCGTGGTGCGAAGCGTGTAAGTAACCTCCTTAACCGTCCTGACAGACTGATTGGTCTGATCCTGATCGGAAATAACCTCGTCAATATTGCTGCTGCGCAAGTTGCTACTATCATTGGATTACGCCTATATGGCGATATGGGTATCGCAGTTGCTACTTTTGGCCTCACACTCGTAGTCCTTATATTCGCTGAAGTCACACCTAAGACCCTCGCGGCTTTGTACCCTGAGAAAGTCGCGTTCCCAAGCTCTGTTATCCTAAAAGTATTGTTGAAGGTATTGTTTCCTTTGGTTGTGGCAACCAACTGGATCACCAATGGTATGTTGCGTTTAGTCGGGATCACACCACAAGAGATTGAAGAGCACAGCCTAAGTAAAGAAGAATTAAAAACCGTGGTAAATGAGTCAAGCGCTATGTTGCCGTCAAACCACCAAAATATGCTCACTTCTATCTTAGACTTAGATCACGTGACCGTGGAAGACATAATGATCCCACGCAGTGAAATCAATGCAATAGATATCAATGACGAGTGGAAAGATATTGCTCGCCAGCTCACCAATGCACAGCACACCCGAGTATTACTTTACCGTGACCAAATAGATGACGCGGTTGGCTTTATTCACGCTCGTGATGCGCTACGCCTACTGACAAAAGAGCAGTTTGATAAGCCGTCACTACTGCGTGCGGTGAGAGAGATTTACTATGTACCAGAAAATACCTCGCTCAACACACAGCTGATCAAATTCCAAGAAGCTAAAGAGCGTATTGGTCTAGTTGTTGATGAGTATGGTGACATTCAAGGTCTGGTTACGCTCGAAGATATTCTTGAAGAAGTCGTTGGTGACTTTACGACTACGCAGACGCGTGCGCCGAGCGAAGACGTAAACATGCAGCGTGATGGCTCAGTTATGGTTGACGGCAGTGTAAACGTGCGTGACTTAAATAAAGAAATGAGCTGGGACTTACCGACCGAAGGTCCTAAAACCCTCAGCGGTCTGATTGTAGAGCACCTTGAAGATATTCCAGATGCGCCTCTTGGCTTAACAATTTCTGGTTATAAGATGGAAGTCATTGAGATTAAAGAAAACATGATCAAGATGGTGAAAATTTCTTCCAGCTCTTAA
- a CDS encoding cytochrome C assembly family protein, producing MLIVSLSLIACLFYIMATSHVLSRLFDKQGPDQKKTLILSTVAILTHMLVLVNSVFTHQGQDLSTVNVALLTCWVIVVSVTTVSLRFPATLLLPVVYGFAAILLLASLFIPHHIIMHTINIDVGLVLHISLSLLAYCVLIIATLYAIQFMFIDKRLKQRDLAIMTSHLPPLMQVERQLYQLLFVGTGLLTLALASGFYFLDGMFAKETIHKTILSIVAWLIYVVVAFGHKQFGWRGKSVVISIIAASGIVTLGYFGSRFIQEVILGRF from the coding sequence ATGTTGATTGTTAGCTTGTCATTAATCGCCTGTCTCTTTTACATCATGGCCACCAGCCATGTTTTATCGCGCTTATTTGACAAACAAGGTCCAGATCAGAAGAAAACCTTAATATTAAGCACCGTCGCCATTTTGACTCATATGCTAGTGTTGGTGAATTCAGTGTTTACGCATCAAGGACAAGATCTCAGTACCGTCAACGTTGCCTTGTTAACCTGTTGGGTTATCGTAGTTTCTGTAACGACCGTATCTTTACGCTTCCCTGCAACACTATTACTGCCTGTGGTGTATGGCTTTGCCGCTATTTTGTTATTAGCAAGCCTATTTATTCCACACCACATTATTATGCATACCATAAACATAGATGTTGGTCTCGTTTTACATATTTCGCTTTCTTTATTGGCTTACTGCGTACTTATCATCGCCACGCTCTACGCCATTCAATTTATGTTTATTGATAAGCGCTTAAAACAACGAGATTTGGCGATTATGACCAGCCACCTACCGCCACTTATGCAAGTGGAAAGACAACTTTATCAGTTGTTATTTGTCGGTACTGGTTTATTAACTCTTGCTTTAGCATCCGGTTTTTACTTTTTAGACGGTATGTTCGCCAAAGAGACTATTCACAAAACCATTTTATCTATCGTTGCATGGCTTATTTATGTCGTCGTCGCATTCGGACATAAGCAGTTCGGCTGGCGCGGTAAGTCTGTAGTGATTTCAATCATAGCGGCTTCTGGCATCGTGACTTTAGGTTACTTTGGCAGTCGCTTTATACAAGAAGTGATTTTAGGCAGGTTTTAA
- the ffh gene encoding signal recognition particle protein yields the protein MFENLQERLGKTLKNISGRGRLTEDNIKETLREVRMALLEADVALPVVRDFVKQVKERAVGVEVTKSLSPGQVFIKIVREELEKSMGEANEELNLNAQPPAVVMMAGLQGAGKTTSVGKLAKFLKERKKKSVLVVSADVYRPAAIKQLETLAAEVDVEFFPSDISQKPVDIATGAISHAKKKFIDVVLVDTAGRLHVDADMMDEIKDLHAAINPIETLFVVDSMTGQDAANTAKAFDEALPLSGVILTKTDGDARGGAALSIRHITGKPIKFIGVGERTDALEPFHPDRVASRILGMGDVLSLIEEVEMKVDKDKAQKVAEKVFKGDGFTLEDFAEQLRQMKNMGGMMSMMEKLPGMSNLPDAVKGQVNDKTFNQMEAIISSMTPKERARPDIIKGSRKKRIAAGSGTQVQDINKLLKQFTQMQKMMKKMKGKGGMMKMMRGMKGMMPPGMFGGGGPKF from the coding sequence ATGTTTGAAAACCTCCAAGAGCGTTTAGGAAAAACGCTTAAAAACATCAGTGGCCGTGGCCGACTAACTGAAGACAATATTAAAGAAACACTCCGTGAAGTACGCATGGCATTGCTTGAGGCTGACGTTGCCTTGCCGGTTGTGCGCGACTTTGTAAAACAAGTAAAAGAACGCGCGGTTGGTGTAGAAGTCACAAAGAGTCTGAGCCCTGGCCAGGTTTTCATCAAGATTGTTCGTGAAGAACTTGAAAAGTCGATGGGTGAGGCCAACGAAGAGCTAAACCTAAACGCGCAGCCGCCAGCTGTGGTCATGATGGCAGGTCTTCAAGGTGCGGGTAAAACCACCAGTGTTGGTAAGCTGGCTAAATTCCTTAAAGAGCGCAAAAAGAAATCTGTGTTGGTGGTGAGTGCTGATGTTTATCGTCCAGCGGCTATCAAACAGCTTGAAACGCTAGCTGCAGAAGTTGACGTTGAATTCTTCCCTAGTGATATTTCACAAAAGCCGGTAGACATCGCAACGGGTGCAATTTCTCACGCGAAGAAAAAGTTCATTGATGTGGTTCTTGTGGATACCGCAGGTCGTCTGCACGTAGATGCAGACATGATGGATGAAATCAAAGATTTACACGCGGCGATTAATCCAATTGAAACCTTATTTGTCGTTGACTCAATGACAGGTCAGGATGCTGCAAATACAGCAAAAGCGTTTGATGAAGCGCTGCCACTTAGCGGTGTTATCTTAACTAAGACGGACGGTGATGCACGTGGTGGTGCGGCGTTGTCTATTCGTCATATTACTGGTAAACCCATTAAGTTTATCGGTGTGGGTGAAAGAACGGATGCCTTAGAGCCATTCCACCCAGACCGTGTTGCATCTCGAATTCTAGGTATGGGCGACGTACTGTCGCTTATTGAAGAAGTCGAAATGAAAGTCGATAAAGACAAAGCCCAAAAAGTGGCTGAGAAAGTCTTTAAAGGCGACGGTTTTACACTGGAAGATTTTGCTGAGCAGCTGCGCCAGATGAAAAACATGGGCGGTATGATGTCGATGATGGAAAAGCTGCCTGGTATGTCGAACTTGCCAGATGCAGTAAAAGGTCAAGTAAACGATAAGACCTTTAACCAAATGGAAGCCATCATAAGCTCAATGACGCCTAAAGAGCGTGCTCGCCCTGATATCATCAAAGGCTCGCGTAAAAAGCGTATCGCTGCGGGTTCTGGTACGCAAGTACAAGACATTAATAAGTTGCTGAAGCAATTTACCCAAATGCAAAAAATGATGAAGAAGATGAAAGGCAAAGGCGGCATGATGAAAATGATGCGCGGCATGAAAGGCATGATGCCACCGGGTATGTTTGGTGGCGGCGGACCTAAGTTCTAA
- a CDS encoding tannase/feruloyl esterase family alpha/beta hydrolase: MDQVWNQRFLFNACMGFCGEVSSYPTMAGVIRNNATMSHDGGHTAAGFDSLWAKNNVPLREGFAYRANHVVAVAAKAVIERFYSKQLTYSFISGCSKGGHAGIMAAKRYPNDFDGVIARGPTTHYT, translated from the coding sequence ATGGATCAAGTTTGGAACCAACGTTTCTTGTTCAATGCCTGTATGGGCTTTTGTGGCGAAGTATCAAGCTACCCAACGATGGCTGGAGTTATACGCAACAACGCGACTATGTCTCATGATGGCGGCCATACCGCAGCTGGATTCGATAGTTTGTGGGCTAAAAACAATGTGCCGTTAAGAGAGGGCTTCGCCTATCGAGCAAACCATGTGGTTGCTGTTGCAGCGAAAGCGGTTATTGAACGCTTTTATAGTAAACAACTTACGTACTCTTTTATATCGGGTTGTTCGAAGGGAGGCCATGCTGGGATAATGGCCGCGAAGCGTTACCCTAATGACTTTGATGGCGTCATTGCCAGAGGACCGACGACTCATTACACCTAA
- the rpsP gene encoding 30S ribosomal protein S16 codes for MVTIRLQRGGAKKRPFYQIVVADSRFSRDGRFIEKVGFFNPIAAGQEEKVRLDLSRVDHWVGQGAALSDRVAKLVKDARKAA; via the coding sequence ATGGTAACTATTCGTTTGCAACGTGGCGGCGCTAAAAAGCGTCCATTCTATCAAATCGTGGTTGCGGATAGCCGTTTCTCGCGTGACGGTCGTTTCATCGAGAAGGTAGGTTTCTTTAACCCTATCGCTGCAGGTCAGGAAGAAAAAGTACGTTTAGATTTATCTCGTGTTGATCACTGGGTAGGTCAAGGTGCAGCTCTTTCAGATCGTGTTGCGAAGCTGGTTAAAGACGCTCGTAAAGCGGCTTAA
- the rimM gene encoding ribosome maturation factor RimM (Essential for efficient processing of 16S rRNA) — protein MSQSKTSTIVVGKLGAPYGIKGWLKVHSFTDDPQGIFDFSPWLIGQQGKWQNLEVSDWRRHNKGYIAKFAQVNDRDEAVAYTNAEIAVYAEQLPELPEGEFYWRDLIGMSVVTDKGYDLGIVDDLMETGSNDVLVVKANKKDAFGQSERLIPFLTDSVILDINHDEKKITVDWDPAF, from the coding sequence ATGAGTCAAAGTAAAACCTCGACAATCGTTGTTGGTAAGCTTGGTGCTCCTTATGGCATCAAGGGTTGGCTTAAGGTGCATTCATTTACTGACGATCCCCAAGGGATCTTCGATTTCAGCCCATGGTTGATAGGGCAACAAGGTAAATGGCAAAACCTTGAAGTGAGCGACTGGCGTCGTCACAACAAGGGATATATCGCTAAATTTGCACAGGTAAACGACAGAGACGAAGCAGTGGCTTATACCAATGCAGAAATCGCTGTTTATGCTGAGCAGCTTCCTGAATTACCTGAAGGGGAGTTTTATTGGCGAGATCTCATCGGCATGTCAGTAGTAACCGATAAAGGCTACGACTTAGGCATAGTTGATGACTTGATGGAGACTGGTTCAAATGACGTTTTGGTTGTGAAAGCAAACAAAAAAGATGCATTTGGCCAATCGGAAAGGTTAATCCCATTCTTAACAGACTCTGTTATTTTGGACATTAACCATGACGAGAAAAAAATTACGGTAGATTGGGATCCAGCGTTTTAA
- the trmD gene encoding tRNA (guanosine(37)-N1)-methyltransferase TrmD: MSDQRKLWVGVVSLFPDMFDAITQQGVTGRAVKNGLIEFNCWNPRDYATDKHRTVDDRPYGGGPGMLMMVEPLKKAILDAKAAAGEGAKVIYMSPQGRKLDQQGATELAHSEKLILVAGRYEGIDERIIESYVDEEWSIGDFILSGGELPAMTLIDAVARLVPGVLGHNQSAEQDSFSDGLLDCPHYTRPETLDDKQVPAVLLSGNHQEIAKWRLKQSLGRTWQRRPDLLRNLALTEEQAALLAEFQQENGQACG; the protein is encoded by the coding sequence ATGAGCGATCAGCGAAAGCTATGGGTTGGAGTGGTTTCACTTTTTCCTGACATGTTTGATGCGATAACTCAGCAAGGCGTAACGGGTCGAGCTGTGAAAAACGGCTTGATTGAGTTTAATTGTTGGAACCCGAGAGACTACGCCACTGATAAACATAGAACCGTGGATGACCGCCCCTATGGTGGAGGCCCGGGAATGTTGATGATGGTTGAGCCTCTCAAAAAAGCCATTCTTGATGCCAAAGCGGCAGCAGGAGAAGGTGCTAAAGTAATTTATATGTCCCCTCAAGGGCGAAAGCTAGATCAACAAGGTGCGACTGAATTGGCGCACTCTGAAAAGTTGATTTTAGTAGCGGGTCGTTATGAAGGTATTGATGAGCGGATCATCGAGTCTTATGTAGACGAAGAGTGGTCCATCGGCGATTTTATACTGAGTGGTGGTGAGTTACCTGCCATGACATTAATCGATGCAGTCGCGCGATTAGTGCCTGGTGTGTTAGGTCATAACCAATCAGCAGAACAAGATTCATTTTCGGATGGCTTGTTAGATTGTCCTCATTATACCCGGCCGGAAACATTGGATGATAAACAGGTGCCTGCTGTATTACTCAGCGGAAACCACCAAGAAATAGCCAAATGGCGCTTAAAGCAGTCTTTGGGTAGAACTTGGCAACGTCGTCCTGACTTGTTGCGTAACCTAGCTCTGACTGAGGAGCAGGCGGCATTACTTGCTGAATTTCAGCAAGAGAATGGCCAAGCTTGTGGCTAG
- the rplS gene encoding 50S ribosomal protein L19, whose protein sequence is MAKVNQNIIKELEAEQLKQDVPAFGAGDTVVVQVRVKEGNKERLQAFEGVVIAKRNRGLHSSFTVRKISSGEGVERVFQTHSPLISSVAVKRRGAVRRAKLYYLRERSGKSARIKEKLN, encoded by the coding sequence ATGGCAAAAGTAAACCAAAATATTATTAAAGAGCTTGAAGCTGAACAGCTTAAGCAAGACGTACCTGCGTTCGGCGCTGGTGATACAGTAGTTGTACAGGTACGCGTAAAAGAAGGTAACAAAGAGCGTCTACAGGCCTTTGAAGGTGTTGTAATCGCTAAGCGTAACCGTGGTCTACACTCATCTTTCACTGTTCGTAAGATTTCAAGCGGTGAAGGTGTTGAGCGTGTATTCCAAACGCACAGCCCTCTTATCAGCAGCGTAGCAGTTAAGCGTCGTGGTGCGGTTCGTCGCGCTAAGCTTTACTACCTACGTGAGCGTTCTGGTAAATCTGCACGTATTAAAGAAAAACTTAACTAA
- the tyrA gene encoding bifunctional chorismate mutase/prephenate dehydrogenase: MNGANDLEAIRVAIDDCDSELVALLAKRKALTEQVGKIKQQKGAPLHVPKREAELIKARRAEADAKGVNPDLVEDILRRMMREAYENQQSELACAAPKMSPVVIVGGQGAMGKLFAKQFRRSGYEVRILDKDNQSQATELLSDAKLVLVSVPINTFEQVVNELPALPDDCILADITSVKQAPLKALMNKHNGPVVGLHPMFGPDISHWVKQTVVVCEGRLPKQCEGLIKQLKIWGSQLVPMDAKKHDQSMQIIQVMRHLTTFVYGQFLSKQCHSLKELRSCSSPIYQLELMMVGRLFAQSPELYSDIMLAQFNDVEGLLASYQDTFEQTLTKLQQGDKEGLMQSFSQAKHYFSESAKHFLSQSRGLLNKANDAKVLDYEESI, encoded by the coding sequence ATGAATGGGGCTAACGATTTAGAAGCAATACGCGTTGCAATAGATGATTGCGATAGTGAGCTTGTCGCACTACTTGCAAAGCGCAAAGCATTGACCGAACAGGTTGGAAAAATAAAACAGCAAAAGGGCGCACCGCTACATGTGCCGAAGCGCGAAGCTGAGCTGATCAAAGCCCGGCGCGCAGAAGCTGATGCTAAAGGGGTAAACCCTGATTTAGTCGAAGATATTCTGCGTCGTATGATGCGAGAAGCCTACGAAAACCAGCAAAGTGAACTCGCCTGTGCCGCACCAAAAATGTCTCCGGTTGTTATTGTCGGTGGCCAAGGCGCCATGGGTAAACTGTTTGCGAAACAGTTTAGACGCTCAGGCTACGAAGTACGCATTTTAGACAAAGACAATCAATCACAGGCTACTGAGCTACTGAGTGATGCTAAGTTAGTATTGGTGAGCGTTCCTATCAATACCTTTGAGCAAGTCGTTAACGAGTTACCAGCGCTACCCGATGATTGTATTCTTGCAGATATTACTTCAGTGAAACAAGCGCCACTCAAAGCGCTAATGAATAAGCACAACGGCCCTGTGGTCGGCTTACACCCTATGTTTGGTCCAGATATATCTCATTGGGTTAAGCAAACTGTCGTGGTGTGCGAAGGGCGTTTGCCAAAGCAATGTGAAGGATTAATCAAACAACTAAAGATCTGGGGTAGCCAGTTGGTACCGATGGACGCTAAAAAACACGACCAATCCATGCAGATCATTCAGGTGATGCGCCACTTAACCACGTTTGTATACGGGCAGTTTTTATCTAAGCAGTGCCATTCATTAAAAGAGCTAAGAAGCTGCTCATCGCCTATCTACCAATTAGAGCTGATGATGGTGGGACGACTGTTTGCGCAATCCCCAGAACTTTATTCAGATATCATGCTCGCGCAATTTAATGATGTAGAAGGGTTATTGGCAAGCTATCAAGATACCTTTGAGCAGACATTGACCAAGCTACAACAAGGCGATAAAGAAGGCTTAATGCAATCTTTCTCACAAGCCAAACATTATTTTTCAGAAAGCGCGAAACACTTCCTATCACAAAGCCGAGGCCTGCTTAACAAAGCCAATGACGCTAAAGTGTTGGATTATGAGGAAAGTATTTAG